The DNA region TGGTATCCCTGGTGATTTGATCATATTGATTGAGGAAATCCCTCATGAAAGCCTGAAACGTGAAGGCAATAATGTGGTTTATGATTTACATGTATCTATTGTTGATGCGGCATTAGGCTATAGTGCCGAGGTACCAACCATTGATGGCAAAGCCAAAATTAAAATTGAGCCAGGTACCCAGAGCGGCAAACTGCTGCGTTTAAAAGGTAAAGGCATTCCGGAAATTAACTCCTACCATCGTGGAGATGAGATCATACACGTGAACATCTGGACACCGAAGATCCTGAGTTCCGAAGAAAGAAGCATCCTGGAAAGACTCCGGGACTCTCCGAACTTCAAACCTCAGCCGGGAAAGAATGACAAGAGTTTCTTCGAAAAAATGAAGGAATATTTTGAATAATTAATTTAATACTTTTGAAAGGCCGCCCGCAAAGCGGCCTTTTCCATGTAACAAAAACCGGCTTTTTTCGTCTAAAACCAAAAAATACATTCAAAATGACCGCAGCTGTTATCGATCTTGGCACCAATACCTTTCACCTTATCATTGCACAAATTTCTCCGGATAACATTGAGGTCCTCTACAAAACCAATATTCCCGTAAAATTGGGCGAAGGCCGGATTAACGACCACATCATTATCCCTGAAGCTTATGAAAGGGGCTTGCTAGCCTTAGAAACATTTCAGGACGAGATCCGCAAACACCAGGTCGATACAGTAAAAGCAATCGCCACCTCTGCCATACGCAGCGCCGGTAACGGTGAAAACTTTGTGAAGGCAGCAAGATCCTATGCAGGAATAACCATTGAGGTAGTCAGCGGGGATCAGGAAGCGGAATACATCTTCAATGGCGTAAAAGCCAGCGGTGCAATCCGTGAAACTTCATTGATCATGGATATCGGGGGCGGAAGTACAGAGTTTATCATTTGCAACGAAGACGGGCTCCTCTGGAAAAAAAGCTATAACATCGGAGCAGCGCGGCTAATGCAGGCTTATTTTAATTCTGACCCTATAAGCCAGACCGACATGCAGGCCATTATCAGTCACTTAGATAACGAACTGGCTGATCTGAAAAAAGCCTGCAGCATTTACAAACCAATACAGCTGATCGGCTCGGCTGGTGCCTTTGAAACTTTTATGGCAATGATAAACGGGCAGTTAGACTTGAACAGTATACCCAGCCACCCTATTGATCTGGAGGCTTACCGGTCTATATCAACAACCCTGCGGCATTCCAGCCATTCAGAAAGAGCAGCGATGCCAAACCTGATCCCACTAAGGGTAGACATGATTGTGATTGCGGCAATTTTAACCGACTACGTGATTGCATTGAGCGGAATTGAAGGCCTGAGCTTATCCACTTACGACCTGAAAATGGGCGTACTGGAAAGCCTCAGGCAATCAGAAGCGGGATAAAGCCCGATATAGTTTTTCGGTAGGAAGTCCCATTACATTGGTATAAGAACCGATGATCTTTTCGACAGCAATAAGCCCGATCCAATCCTGTATCCCATAGGCTCCGGCTTTATCAAAAGGATTATAGTTGCTGATGTAATGCGCTATCTGGGCATCGGTAAGTACGTTAAAAAAGACTTCCGTCCTGTCGTAAAAAGAATAAAGCTTATCCCCATAACCCAGACTCACCCCTGTATAAACCTGGTGGTTGGTACCAGATAGCTTGCTGAGCATTTCTCTTGCATGCTTAGCGTCTGCGGGCTTACCCAAAATTTCGTCGTTATAGGCTACAATGGTATCCGCAGTTATGATGATCGCTTCTCTGCCGTCTTCAGCAAAGGCTGCAGCTTTTTTTTCGGCAATGTAAACGGCTATATCTGCAGGCAGGAGTTCAGCAGGGTAGCTTTCATCCACTTCCTTTAGCATCACCTTAAAATCAAGGTTCATGGCACTCAATAGTTCCTGTCTGCGTGGAGATTTTGAAGCAAGTATGATGGGAAGGCTTTGCTGATACATATATAGATTAATTTATCGTAGCGCTAAAATAACAAAAGCGGCCCAAGACCGCTTTTATTATTGACAAATATTTTTAGGTTATTGACCACCGCCACCCTGAGGACCACGGCCTTCCATTCTTTTTTTCATGTTTTCAGCTCTTTCCTTTTTCCATTCTGCAAAGGCTTTTTTCTGATCCTCATTTAACAAAGCATTGATCTTTACATCATTCTCATCGTTCACGGCTTTCATTTTAGCCATCATAGCTTCCCTGTCGGCCCCCTTGTTTTCTTCACGGGCCTTTTTCATTGCCGCAGCCTGGTCAAGGAAAATAGCAGCTACTTTTGCTTTCTGGTCTTCAGACAGGTTCAGCTTCTTGGTCAGCTGTTCTGCATTTTTTTGCGCTCTTTCTTCAGGAGTTGCCATTTTACGTCCCCCGTCTTGTGCCTGTGCAAATGTTACTACACTAAATAACAGTCCGCAAATCATCAATAATTTTTTCATCTCTTTTCTTTTTTGTTTTACTTTATGGTTGCGAGTTATGCTTAACTCAGAAATTAGAGAGTAGGCGGTGGCAATAGGTTTAACCATCAAAACGTAACATGCGTGTTACAAAAAAGATTTGTTGTTATTTACCAGAATCAGCAGCAGATGGGTTTTCATCGAACCATTTGTGCTGTACCCTAAGGACTTTCTCTATGATGTCCCTGACAGCGGTTTTACCTCCTGAGTAAGGCGAGATGTAGTGCGAGATGGCTTTGATCTCGGGAACGGCATCTTCCGGACAGGTAGGCAGGCCTACCAGTTTCATTACTTTAAGGTCAGGAATATCATCACCCATATAAAGAATCTCTTCAGCTTTAAGCTGATATTTTGCCAGCAGATCGTTGTACACCGCAACCTTATCGGAAACGCCCAGAAAGATGTTGTTTATCCCCAGTCCTTCAAAGCGCTTTTGCATGGCTGCGCCCCTTCCTCCGGAAATGATACAAACATGAAAGCCCTTTTTTACAGCCAGCTGAAGTGCATAACCATCTTTGATGTTAAAGGTACGTAGAAACTCACCCGAATCGGACGCAATGATATCACCGTTGGTCAGTACACCATCAACATCAAAGATAAAAGTTGTAACCTGCTTTAGCTGTTCAAGAAACATGAGTGCCTATTTCTGGTTATCCCTCCACTCATAAACCCAGGCCGACTGGATTTGCTCCAGATGCCCTTCATTGCTTTCTTCACGGGTACCTTTAAAGTTAGGGAGCTCCAGGATCCAATCCAGCAGTTCTGTAAACCTAATTCGGTATATCCTGGCTTCACCAAATTCGTCACCAAATTTCTCGTACAGTTCCTGTGCTATATCTTCGTGGTCATTCCAGTAAATGGGTAGGGCAAATTTATCCTGCATGTTATTTTCTATTATCTGTTGTTATTAATGACCTAAAAACTCTGACTGATCGGGAATGGTGACCTCAATATCTCCGCTGATCACTACACACTGACAGCCTAAACGGGAACTGATCCTGGGACGGACTGCCCTGTCAATGAAATCCTCTTCTTTGTCAGAAATCTCCTGGATATCGTCCATACCCCGGGTTACATATACATGGCAGGTACTGCATCCGCAAACCCCACCGCAATTGTGCTGCAATTCTATTCCATGGTCCAGGCAAACATCCAGCACAGATTCACCCCCTGCAATAGGCAATTCCACGGTTTCTTTTCCCTGTTCTTCAAAATTTATCTTTAACTTAAAAATACTCATAATCGGGTTCAAAAATACGCACAAAAACCACAATTACATGATTATCGTGTTTTTTTAATGCTATTACTTAAAATTGCATAGATTTCCTTCAGATGAGGGCTCTTATGCAATAGTTCTTCATGTTTTAATAGGGTTTGCCTATCGTTCCGTATGGCCGGACCGGTCTGCACATTTTCAGGCAGGGCATGCTGTACTTTTACTGCGGTTTCCATGATCAGCGGCCTGAGGATCTCAAAATCGATTTCGTTCTTTTCAACGATCTGCTGACTTAACCTGTACATATGGTTAACAAAGTTACAGGCAAAAACGCCCGCCAGGTGTAATATTTTACGTTTCTGGGTGCTTACTTCGTAAATGAGCGGGCTCAGTTTAACGGCAATGAGCCTCAATGCACTCAGGTTTTCCGGACTGTTGGCCTCCAGACATAAGGGTACATGAATGAAATCTATAGGCTCTGCTTTGGAAAAGGTTTGCAGCGGATAAAACACACCATAATTTTTTATACCAGCCAATACTTCCATATCTGTGGCACCCGAAGTGTGTACAACCAAACCGTTGACCTCTTGAAGGGCCCTGACCACCTTTACAATCGCATCATCTTTTACCGCGATAAGGTACAAGTCTGCGTCCTGGTCAATCTCTTTCAAATCGGCCACAGCCTGGGCACCGGTTTCAGCTGCTAAAGCTAAGGCATTATTAAAATCCTTACTCCAAACCTGAACAATATCGGCTTCATTTTCTTTGAAGGCATTAGCCATATGTGTGGCTACATTACCAGAACCTATGCAAACAATCTTCATTTAGTATCTCATTAAATGGTTACAAAGTGTCAGTACAATTAAACTGCTTTAACTTCTTTTTGTCTTCTAAATATAGAAATTAAGAATCCAATAACCATTACAATTGTGCCTACCCAATAAAGATTAATATAAGGAAATTCAATAGATTTAAATACAACCCAGTCTTTGGCCTGCTGTGGTTTTTCATAAACCTGCAGTTCAACCTTCTTCTGCTCTGGTAATACTTTCGTAAACCTTAGCCTCAATCCAAGTTCATCAAGGTTACGCGCAAAATCAAAGGTATTGTTCCCTTTAATTAAAAATATAGGCTCGGTTTTATATATTTTGCCGTTCACGTTTATTTCCAACGGAAGCCCTACTGCCAGGTCGCCCGGAGCAAGCACCAGGCTTTTCGCTTTAGGCTGGCTGTTTAAAGCACCTACCGTTAGTACGCCGCTGCTGGTATGAAGGGTATCGCCGGTACTCACATTCACAATCCTTGGCGCTTTATAGTTTTCTTCTTCACTATGGCCTTCATGATCTTCATGGGTTTCCTTTTTATCAGGTGCGCTGGTAATGTGTGTATAGATGTCGTAAGTAAGGTAATGTTTGGTATCAGGCGAAGCGATCAATCCCATTTTTTCATTGACCTGCACATGCGGGTTCAGTTCAAAATCTTCCTTTATTTTACCTGTCTTTTCGTCTATCACCTTAAAATTAAGCTTATAATAGGTATTAGGCGCAATGGTCGTATCGCTGGTATAGGT from Pedobacter africanus includes:
- the iscX gene encoding Fe-S cluster assembly protein IscX; amino-acid sequence: MQDKFALPIYWNDHEDIAQELYEKFGDEFGEARIYRIRFTELLDWILELPNFKGTREESNEGHLEQIQSAWVYEWRDNQK
- a CDS encoding KdsC family phosphatase, with protein sequence MFLEQLKQVTTFIFDVDGVLTNGDIIASDSGEFLRTFNIKDGYALQLAVKKGFHVCIISGGRGAAMQKRFEGLGINNIFLGVSDKVAVYNDLLAKYQLKAEEILYMGDDIPDLKVMKLVGLPTCPEDAVPEIKAISHYISPYSGGKTAVRDIIEKVLRVQHKWFDENPSAADSGK
- a CDS encoding 2Fe-2S iron-sulfur cluster-binding protein, which gives rise to MSIFKLKINFEEQGKETVELPIAGGESVLDVCLDHGIELQHNCGGVCGCSTCHVYVTRGMDDIQEISDKEEDFIDRAVRPRISSRLGCQCVVISGDIEVTIPDQSEFLGH
- a CDS encoding Maf family nucleotide pyrophosphatase gives rise to the protein MYQQSLPIILASKSPRRQELLSAMNLDFKVMLKEVDESYPAELLPADIAVYIAEKKAAAFAEDGREAIIITADTIVAYNDEILGKPADAKHAREMLSKLSGTNHQVYTGVSLGYGDKLYSFYDRTEVFFNVLTDAQIAHYISNYNPFDKAGAYGIQDWIGLIAVEKIIGSYTNVMGLPTEKLYRALSRF
- a CDS encoding Ppx/GppA phosphatase family protein, giving the protein MTAAVIDLGTNTFHLIIAQISPDNIEVLYKTNIPVKLGEGRINDHIIIPEAYERGLLALETFQDEIRKHQVDTVKAIATSAIRSAGNGENFVKAARSYAGITIEVVSGDQEAEYIFNGVKASGAIRETSLIMDIGGGSTEFIICNEDGLLWKKSYNIGAARLMQAYFNSDPISQTDMQAIISHLDNELADLKKACSIYKPIQLIGSAGAFETFMAMINGQLDLNSIPSHPIDLEAYRSISTTLRHSSHSERAAMPNLIPLRVDMIVIAAILTDYVIALSGIEGLSLSTYDLKMGVLESLRQSEAG
- a CDS encoding Rossmann-like and DUF2520 domain-containing protein — its product is MKIVCIGSGNVATHMANAFKENEADIVQVWSKDFNNALALAAETGAQAVADLKEIDQDADLYLIAVKDDAIVKVVRALQEVNGLVVHTSGATDMEVLAGIKNYGVFYPLQTFSKAEPIDFIHVPLCLEANSPENLSALRLIAVKLSPLIYEVSTQKRKILHLAGVFACNFVNHMYRLSQQIVEKNEIDFEILRPLIMETAVKVQHALPENVQTGPAIRNDRQTLLKHEELLHKSPHLKEIYAILSNSIKKTR